A single genomic interval of Arthrobacter methylotrophus harbors:
- a CDS encoding IS30 family transposase — protein sequence MASIKQGNGLKPSARAAGINKEVGYRWLRENYLGLRGDGLSPVEATAALGFDTSRLPAWEAAVDGATGRHHLQTNVESEAKFWAAFEDGISLERSALAGGVSRSTAYRWIQIRFDQLRGSKATLTRCQVLLRLTDRRCRGFERERLARLAKERNAAAAAQHAAALSSNRYAEQVVASTVSEAQQRRAERDTKYWQMMREGKSNAEACRLLGMHRRTGTSLRRANNYQIPSLKPPQVATGRYLDVRERLQIADLLNLGFSMRRVAYELGRQPSTIKRELDRHRDAEGRYLPRTADHDARLQRSRPKVHKLVADPRLRGLVQRKLNRCWSPDEISGWMKKTYPEDQELRICPETIYRSLLLPQGQGLHKRYAARLRTGRRIRKTRWHTRTNRGSRIRNMRMIDQRPAEVGTRLEAGHWEGDLIVGVGSVSAMVTLRERKTQYGMIVNLPRDHTAASVNAAIASAFAVLPPSLKRTLTWDQGVEMASHEALTEATGIPVFFAERSSPWQRGANENFNGLVRQYFPKGTNLAVHSVRHVNHVMRELNTRPRKNLNYDTPAERFRAEHKAPKAAVA from the coding sequence TTGGCTTCGATCAAGCAGGGAAATGGTCTCAAGCCTTCCGCCCGCGCGGCCGGAATCAACAAGGAAGTCGGCTACCGCTGGTTGCGCGAGAATTATCTGGGCCTCCGCGGTGATGGATTGAGTCCGGTGGAGGCGACGGCGGCGCTCGGATTCGATACCTCCCGGCTCCCGGCCTGGGAGGCTGCGGTTGACGGGGCCACAGGCCGCCATCATCTTCAGACAAACGTCGAGAGCGAAGCCAAATTCTGGGCAGCGTTCGAGGACGGAATCAGCCTTGAACGGTCAGCCCTTGCCGGCGGGGTGAGCCGTTCGACGGCATATCGGTGGATCCAGATCCGGTTCGACCAACTCCGGGGCTCGAAGGCTACCTTGACGCGATGCCAGGTGCTTCTGCGGTTGACGGACCGGCGCTGCCGCGGTTTTGAACGCGAACGGCTCGCACGACTGGCGAAGGAAAGAAATGCTGCCGCTGCGGCCCAACACGCTGCAGCCCTGTCCTCGAACCGCTACGCGGAACAGGTCGTGGCTTCAACGGTTTCCGAGGCTCAACAACGGCGGGCCGAACGGGACACGAAGTACTGGCAAATGATGCGCGAGGGCAAGAGCAACGCCGAGGCGTGCAGACTTCTGGGTATGCATAGGCGAACAGGCACTTCACTCCGGCGCGCCAACAACTACCAGATCCCCTCCCTGAAGCCCCCGCAGGTAGCGACGGGCCGATACCTAGATGTCCGGGAACGCCTGCAGATCGCCGACCTGCTGAACCTGGGATTCTCCATGCGGCGAGTGGCTTATGAGCTCGGACGTCAGCCCTCCACCATCAAACGCGAGCTGGACCGCCACCGGGACGCCGAAGGCCGCTATCTCCCCCGCACGGCCGACCACGACGCCCGCCTGCAACGATCTCGCCCGAAGGTCCATAAGCTCGTTGCCGATCCCCGTCTGCGCGGGCTCGTGCAACGCAAGCTCAACCGCTGCTGGTCCCCGGACGAAATCAGCGGCTGGATGAAGAAGACCTACCCCGAGGACCAAGAACTACGGATCTGCCCCGAAACGATCTACCGGTCACTGCTGCTGCCTCAAGGCCAGGGCCTGCATAAACGCTACGCCGCCAGGCTGCGCACCGGCAGGCGAATCCGCAAGACCCGTTGGCACACCCGCACGAATCGAGGCTCGCGGATCCGCAACATGAGAATGATCGACCAGCGGCCGGCCGAAGTTGGAACCCGCTTGGAAGCAGGCCATTGGGAAGGGGACCTCATCGTAGGTGTCGGATCCGTCTCGGCAATGGTGACCCTGAGGGAACGCAAAACCCAATACGGAATGATCGTCAATCTGCCCCGGGACCACACCGCCGCAAGCGTTAACGCTGCGATCGCCAGCGCATTCGCCGTGTTGCCGCCGTCCCTGAAACGCACTTTGACCTGGGACCAGGGAGTGGAAATGGCCAGCCACGAGGCATTGACCGAGGCCACGGGGATTCCGGTGTTCTTTGCCGAACGCTCCAGCCCATGGCAACGAGGCGCGAACGAGAACTTCAACGGGCTCGTCCGTCAGTACTTTCCCAAGGGCACCAACCTGGCCGTTCACAGCGTCAGACACGTCAATCACGTGATGCGGGAACTCAACACCCGCCCCAGAAAGAACCTCAACTACGACACCCCCGCTGAACGATTCAGGGCCGAGCACAAAGCACCAAAAGCGGCTGTGGCGTAG